Genomic segment of Glutamicibacter sp. JL.03c:
CGCACATGGAAGCCCACCTCGTCGCCGATCTCGGTGCCCATTTCCTCGGCGATGCGTTCGGCCACGGTGCGCGCGGCCAGGCGGCGGGGCTGGGTGTGGCCGATCATGCCCTTCTCGGCCAAGCCGAGCTCGATGAGCATTTTGGGCAGCTGGGTGGTTTTGCCCGAACCGGTTTCACCGGCAATGACTACCACTTGGTTTTCGCGCACTGCCGTGAGGATGTCCGCGCGACGGGCTGAGACCGGGAGGGCTTCGGGATACGTAATGCTAAGCGCCATGATGATCCCATTCTATTCGCGTCGCGCGAGTTCTCTGTGGCCGCCGGGCCGAGGCGGCGAATACCGGTGATTTCGCCGGCTGCGGCAGTTTCCGGGCCGAGTCAAATTTTCGCTGTGTCTCAGCAAGTGTCGACATCTTGGGGTGACAAAATACAAAACTTCCAGATTCTCGCCGTTGGCAGAGAATTTGTGTCCATTGCTCCGTGGATCAACAGTAAATCGTCTGTGAAAGCGCCTTTCTTGTAAGCAAGGTGAGGTCTTTCACATGTAAGATCTAGGGTAATCATCGACGTCAGGCCTGGATGGTTCCCTACGGCGGCCCACGTGTGGCGCTGCACTACCAGGCAACAGCGGAATCGATGGGAATCACTCGCATCAGGGAACTTTGAAAGGAACTTCAATGAAGAGCTTCACAGCTATGAAATTTGCAGCCGTGGCAGCTGCAAGCGCACTGGCATTAACCGCTTGCGGAAGCGGCGACGGATCCGGCGGTTCGGCCGGCGGCGACGAGGCAGTCAAGATCGGCATCGCCCAGTACGTCTCGCACCCTTCGCTGGATGCAGTAGTTGAAGGCTTCAAGTCCGGCATGGAAAAGGCCGGGTACACCGGCGACAAGATTTCCTACGATGAGAACAACGCCGAAGCGGATCAGGCAACCAATACCTCGATCGCCGGCAAGCTGGCAGCTGACTCAGATATTGATCTGGTCCTGGCTGTGGCCACCCCGTCGGCCCAGGCCGCGGCCCAGAGCATCACCAACATCCCGGTACTCTTCTCCGCAGTCACCGATCCGGTCAGCGCCAAGCTGGTCGCCTCCAATGAGGCACCGGGCGCCAATGTCAGCGGCACCTCGGACATGAACCCGGTGGACGAACAGCTGGCACTGCTCAAGGAGCTGAAGCCGGATGCCAAGAAGGTCGGCATCGTGTACTCCTCGGGCGAGGCCAACTCGGCCGTCCAGGTCGAAATGGCTGAAGCCGCAGCCAAGGATTTGGGCCTGACCATTGAAAAGGCCGCGATCTCTGCCTCCAGCGAAGTCCAGCAGGCTGCCGGTTCCCTGGACGTTGATGCATACTACGTGCCAACCGACAATGCCGTGGTCTCCGCGCTGGAAGGCCTGCTGCAGACCGCGGACAAGAAGAAGGTTCCAGTCATCTCCGCCGACGGCGAATCGGTCAAGCGCGGCGCTACCGCAACCTACGGCATCAACTACGAGAAGCTTGGCGAGCAGACCGCGGCCATGGCTGTGAAGGTGCTCAAGGGCGAAGCCGAGCCAGCCAGCCTCCCGGTGGAAACCATCTCGCAGGTGGACCTGTACCTGAATGAGGACGCGGCCAAGAAGGCCGGAATCGAATTCACCGAGGACATGAAGTCCAAGGCCGTCGAGGTCTACTAAACCCGCAAGAACCAGCGACAGAAGGCGAGGCGCATAACCTGATGCCTCGCCTTTCGTCGTGACTACACAACTCAAGGATCCACACATGATCACAGCGGTTGAACTCGGCCTGATTTACGCCATTATGGCGCTCGGCGTGTATCTGACCTTCCGTATCCTGGACTTTCCCGACCTGACCGTTGACGGCAGCTTCACCACCGGTGCCGCGGTCGCGTCCGTGGGGATCGTCAGCGGGATGAACCCATGGCTGGCTACCGTGCTGGCCTTCTTCGCTGGCATGGTCGCCGGCACGATCACCGGCCTGCTGCACACCAAGGGAAAGATCGATGGCCTGCTGGCCGGCATCTTGACCATGATCGCGTTGTATTCCATCAACCTGCGCATCATGGGCAAAGCCAATACGCCGCTGCTGGGCGAAGAGACGCTGATCAGCCCGCTGCGCGCGGCCGGCATTCTCGGCTCATGGTCCTCGATCGGCATCTTCTTCGTGATCTGCCTGATCTTCGTCGGCGCCATCGTATGGTTCCTGCACACTGAGCTGGGCATGGCCATGCGCGCTACCGGCGACAATCAGGAAATGATCCGCTCCTTCGGCGTGAGCACCGACAACCAGAAGATCCTGGGCCTGGCATTGTCCAACGGCCTGGTGGCGCTCTCCGGCGCCATCATCGCCCAATACCAGGGCTTCGCCGATGTGGGCATGGGCATCGGCCTGATCCTGATCGGCCTGGCTTCGGTGATCGTGGGACAGGCGATTTTCACCCAGCGCTACATCTGGCTGGCCGCCCTGGCAGTAGTTTTCGGCGCGGTGATCTACCGTTTGGTCATCCAGCTGGCGCTGTCGGTGGGACTGGAGGTCAACGACATGAAGCTGATTTCCGCGATCCTGGTCGTGGTGGCCTTGCTGCTGCCAAAGTGGAAGGGATTCCAGAAAATCGTGAAGACCTTCAAGCGCACCCCCTCCGCCGTGACCGCCAAGGAAGAGGTTGGCACCAATGCTTAGTATCAAGAACCTGTCGCGCACGTTCTTCCCGGGAACGGTCAACGAGCGCAAGGCACTGCGCAATATCAACCTGGAGCTGGGCGATGGCGAATTCGTCACCGTGATCGGGTCCAATGGCGCGGGCAAGTCCACGGTGCTGAATATGGTCGCGGGCAAGCTCCAGCCGGATACCGGCTCGGTGACGATCGCAGGCAAGAATGTCACGAAGCTGGCGGACTACCGCCGCGCCAAATACATCGGCCGGGTATTCCAGGATCCGATGGCTGGCACCGCGCCGACCATGTCCATCGAGGAGAATATGGCCCTGGCCTACGCTCGTGGGCGTTTCCGCGGACTGGGCCTGGGCGTGGGTTCCAAGCGCCGCGAGCTCTTTGTCGAAGAGCTCAAGAGCCTGGAACTGGGCCTGGAGAACCGCCTGAAGACCAAGGTCGGCCTGCTCTCGGGCGGCCAGCGCCAGGCGCTGAGCCTTTTGATGGCCACCTTCTCCAAGCCGAAGATCCTGCTGCTCGACGAGCACACCGCGGCACTGGATCCGCAGCGTGCTGCGCTGGTTTCCCGGTTGACCAAGGAGATCGTCGAACGCCACCAGCTGACCACGCTGATGGTGACGCACAATATGGAGCAGGCCCTGCAATTGGGAACACGCCTGATCATGATGCACGATGGCGAAATCATCTTGGACTTGAACCAGGAGCAGAAGTCCCAGATGACCGTGCAAGGTCTGCTCGACGAATTCGGGAAGATCAAGGGCGCGCAGCTTGATGACAAGACCATGCTGCAGTAATTGAATTGCCATTCGCGGGCCCCGGACCTATTTTCAGGTTCGGGCCCGCGGTGATTAAAGCGCAGGAGGTGTTGCGAACGCGCTGGCGGCTAGTTGGCTAAGATGGCAATCGGCACTGGGCAGAGCCCGGTCCCGGCGACTACAACTCAATGACGCACGAATGGCCCGTTGGCATGCCGGAGATGGTGAAATCCGCAGTCATTGACTCTGCCTCGGATGGTGGGGCCGGGCAGTAGATCCACGTGGCATCCCAATCCGTGCCCGTGCCGCCAGTTCGCCCCCCCCAAGGCAGAAATAACTAGTCCCTGCGTCATCGGTAATGTTCGCCTTGATGGGTTCAAGAAATTCATTGCTGGGCATTCGCGGCTCAGGCTCTGCTTGGTTCGCAGCACGTTCTTGCGCTCTTGAACCCCATGATTCCAAGGCCTCATGGAACTTCGAGTCCAGCCGACGGGTTTCATCATTGGTGATACCCCTCAGATGGATTTCGAAACCAGCACTGCCGCCCGTGACATATCGAGAATGGGGGCGATCCGTTGTCAGGTTGAGGCCTGCAAAAAGACAATCCACCCCGCGGTATGTCGCGATGACTAGATCCAATGGCGCTGAAACAATACGTGGCATGGCCATAGCCTACATGGCGACGCAAAACCGGATGAGATAATCAGTAGTCGTTGGCAAGAAGAGAGCCGAGAGCTGTGGCCGGCAAGCGTACTTGCTGGCCTTCACTGAATGACGGCTTCTGGTTCTTTGCCAATGCCTCGCCACGCTAGTGCCACGCAGAGCGCGAAGACAGATGCGCCAGCAGCAATCGGCAACGTGAGATTGACACTGCCCAAGAGCCCTCCGGCTACGGATCCCAACGCGAGACCGGCTAATCCGAGGACCCGGCTAGCCGCGCTGACCCTGCCCATGAGTTGCTCGGGAACCAGCCGTTGGCGCAAGGAAAGCGAACAGACATTCCAGATCACAGCATGCATGATGTAGAACGCCAGCATGATGCCAGCCAGCAACGCTGTTGTGCTGATGGCAAGCATCCCTAGGCTCAGCGACCCCAGAGCAAGGCTTCCCAGTATTGAGCTGCGATATCCCAGAATGTGGCGAAACCTTGGCGTCATGGCGCTTCCGGCAAGACCGCCAATTGCTGAAAACGCGAGCAGAAGCCCGTACCTGGTGGAATCCAGGCCGAGCCATTCCTTGGCAAACAACACCAGAATTGAAAATGCCATCATGTACCTGATGCTGGCCAAGCCGCTGATCAATGCCAAAGCCGCGACCAATCGGTGCTTCATGAGCCAACGAATTCCGTCGCCAGCCCCAACCTAGATGCGCGGGCGCTCGCCGGAGCCAACTGCCGGACGCGCGCTGCGAGGCATGGCCAGAGCGATTGCTCCGGCTACGGCCCAAAGTCCTCCCATCGCATATAAGGGGATGGCCGCGGCGAAGGCCAAGAGAAATCCTCCCAGGGGCGGGCCAGCGAATTCATCGGTGATCAGTTGCGTGGCAGTGATCTTGCTATTGGCTTGATCCAGCTTTTCAGGGCTCACCAGCTGTGGCAACAAAGCGATCGCCGCGGTGTCTGCTGTGCCTTCCAAGACGGCGATGAATGCCATGGCCAGATAAAGCGCCCACAGATTCGGGCCGGAGAAAGCGAAGGACGACGCTAAGACCAGCAAGGCGATTCCGCGCAAGATATTTGCATAGCTGAGCAAGGTGCGCCGATCGAATCGGTCGACCCACGCTCCAGAGGCCAAGGCGAGAAGCAATCGTACCGCGGCGTAGCAGAGCGACAAGCCGGCGATCAGCCGGGGGTCCTGCGTCAAGGATGCGGCGATCAGCGGAACAGCTGCAAAGGCAACTCCATCGGCAAGGTTGGACAGCGAAGATGCTGTCCACAAAACGGCGAATCCGCGTTGAGTAGCCGCGGTCCCAGCGTATCGGTACGGGGCGGCAGAAACTTTCTAATGCTTCGCCTTAGCCAGCAGGATTTCAGTTCGTCCCGAGGCTGCATCCGTGAGTTCTTCACCGGTAGGCCGCCAGCCGTTGGCCTGATACAGCTTGATTGCCCGCGAATTGTCGGTGATGGCCCAAAGGCGCACTTCGCGGAAACCGGCCGCCCGCGCAAAGTTCTCCACTTCGGCCATGAGTTCGCGTGCCACGCCCTGTCCCCAGAAATCAGGGGCAACGGCGACGTAGTAGATCTCCAGGTAGCCATCATGCGGTGAGCAGAGTGTGAATCCTGCTGGAACCCCGTCCTTGGATGCGAACACGAGCCTGGCATCGGGCAAGGCCAAGCGACGCTCGACTCCGGCCAGTGCTTGGCTGCCGTCAACAGGCCGGGGCATGTGATCGCGTTGGGCCGCAGCCTGCGCCCAGATTTTCGCAGCGTTCTGGACATGCTGCGGATCCTGTGGTGCTGCTTCAGCAACAGTTATCGAGGGGGTGTCCATTAATAGTTTCCCAGGCCGGAGCTCGTCGGCTAGATGATCCCGCTGGAGCCAAGCAGCGAGCCGGCGGCGAAGGTCGCGGCCAAGGCCAGGGCACCGCCGACGACCAGGCGAAGTGCCGCCACCCGTTTGGAGCTGCCTCCGATGTAGGCGCCCAGCGTCCCGGTAACCGCGAGGGCAACGAGTACCGCGGCAAAGGTCACGGGAATGCGGATCTGTTCCGGCGGCAGCAAGATGGCCAGCATGGGCAGGACGGCACCGATAATGAAGGACGCCGCCGATGCATAGGCGGCATGCCAAGGGTTGACGACTTCTTCCTCATCGATATTCAGTTCCGCGGATAAATGTGCTGCCAGCGCATCATGCTCCGTCAGCTCGGTGGCTACCTGCATCGCGGTGTGCTGGCTCAATCCCTTGGCCTCGTAGATCCCGGCAAGCTCAGCGAGCTCCGCGTCGGGATCGTCACGGAGCTCTTGGCGCTCCTTCTCAACCAGGGCTCGCTGCGAATCACGTTGACTGCTGACCGAAACATATTCGCCCAGGGCCATCGAGATGGCTCCGCCGATGACCGCGGCCATTCCGGCAGTGAAAATCGGGGCGGTGTGGTTGGTGACGCCGGCGACCCCAACAACCGTGGCGGCTACCGAGACGATGCCGTCATTCGCGCCGAGAACTCCAGCGCGGAGCCAGTTCAGGCGTTCGGCGAAGTTCTGATCATGGGGCTCATTGGGATGGGCCTGAGTTGAAACGGTCATGCCACCAAGATAACCACCAGCTGGGCGAGAACCGCCAGTGTTCAGTTGATCTGCGGCGGAAGATCACACCGCCGGGGAAATAAGAAATTGCAGGTCCGGATGATCCAGACCTGCAATTTGCTGGTGCCCCTGAAAGGAATCGAACCTTCGACCTTCTGCTCCGGAGGCAGACGCTCTATCCACTGAGCTACAGAGGCGCGTTGCTGGGCAACAGAAGAAATACTATCAGGTGGTGTGCTGATCTGCGCAATTCGAGCAACCGGACTGTGCCGTGTTGTAAAAGTCACCGAACCCGGCAAGTCTCACAGGCTTGGCGGAGTCATGAATGCTAATGAAGCGGTGCAATTACCGGTATTCTTGAACGGTGACTCCTGAAGAACTCTCCGCAGCAATATCCGCATGCCTCACCGAAGCCGTCGCCGCTGGTGAAATCTCCGTTGAGGTTCCAGGCACCGTGCGTGTCGACCGTCCCAAGAGCCGTGAGCACGGTGACTGGGCAACCAACATCGCGCTGCAGCTGGGCAAGAAGGCTGGCATGGCACCGCGCGACTTCGCGCAGATCCTTGCCCGACGCCTTGCCGAGGTTTCAGGAGTCGGCGCCGTGGACATCGCAGGTCCAGGCTTCCTGAACATCACCCTCGAAGCTGGCGCCGCTGGCGAACTGGCTCGCACCATCGTCGAATCCGGGGCCGCCTACGGCAACAACCAGGCCCTGGTCGGCCACGTGGTCAACATGGAATTCGTCTCGGCGAACCCCACCGGTCCGCTGCATATCGGCCACACCCGCTGGGCCGCCCTGGGCGATGCGATCTCGCGCGTCCTTCGTGCCTCCGGTGCAAGCGTGACCTGCGAGTACTACATCAACGACGCCGGCAACCAGATGAACGTCTTTGCCCGCTCGGTCTACAACCGCATCCACGGCCTGCCGGTCCCCGAGGGGGGCTACCCCGGCGAATACATCAAGGAACTGGGCGAGATCGTTCTTGCCGAAAACCCTGGCCTGAAGGACCTGGACGAAGCCGAAGCCATTCCGGCCTTGCGTGAAGCGGCCTACAAGGCACAGCTCGAAGACATCAAGAAGACCCTGGCCGATTTCGGCGTCAGCTTCGATGTCTTCTTCTCCGAAACCACCCTGCACGAAGGCGGGGCCGTGGCCGACGCCGTGACTCGCCTGCGCGAACAGGGACACATCTTCGACCAGGAAGGCGCTGTCTGGCTGCGCACCACCGACTTCGGTGATGACAAGGACCGCGTGCTGATCCGTGCCAACGGCGAACCGACCTACTTCGCCGCGGACGCCGCCTACTACCTGTCCAAGAAGGATCGCGGCTTCGAAGAGAAGATCTACCTGCTCGGTGCCGACCACCACGGGTACGTCAACCGCCTGAAGGCCATCGCCGCCTGCGCGGGCGATGACAAGGAGAAGAACATCGAGGTGCTGATCGGCCAATTGATCAGCGTCAACGGTGCCAAGCTCTCCAAGCGCGCTGGCAACATCATCGAGCTGCGCGATCTGATCAACTGGATCGGTGCCGACGCGCTGCGCTACTCGCTGGCCCGCTTCCCGGCCGATTCGCCGATCGCCCTGGACCCAGAGCAGCTGAAGAAGAACACCAACGACAACCCGGTGTTCTACGTCCAGTACGCCCACGCTCGCTCGGCCGCCGCAGCCCGCAACGCTGCCGCGAAGGGGGTCACCCGCGAGCAGTTCGACGCAGCCCTGCTGACCGACGCTACCGAAAACGAACTGCTGGCAGTGCTCGGACAGTTCCCTTCGGTGGTAGCCGGCGCCGCGGAGTTCCGCGAACCGCACCGCATCGCCCGCTACCTGGAACAGGTCGCTGGCGCGTACCACTCCTGGTATGCCGCAACCCGCATTACCCCGGTCGCTGAAGATGGAGCCATCACTCCAGTGCACAGCACCCGCCTGTGGCTGAACGATGCAGCGACCACCGTCTTGGCCAATGGATTGGAACTGCTGGGCGTCTCCGCCCCAGAGAGGATGTAATTAGCCGATGGCACTATCGCCGCTAGCCCCGCAATGGCTGCAATTCCCCGAAAACATCAACGCACTGCGCCAGATCGAATGGGCTTCGGGGGTTTCCCGCGAAGCTAGCGGCGAACTGTCCGTCCAGGGCATCGCGGTCAGCGCGCTGGCCGAGGAATTCGGCACCCCGCTGTTCGTGCTGGATGAAAACGACTTCCGCGCCCGCGCCCGCGGCTTCAAGACCGCTTTCGATGAGGCCTTCAAGGAGTTGTGCGGGGCAGTAGACGTCTACTACGCCGGCAAGGCCTTTGTCTGCACCGAGGTCGCCCGCTGGGTGACCGAAGAAGGGCTGCGCCTGGACACCTGCTCCGGCGGCGAGCTGGCCGTGGCCAAGGCCGCCAACGTCCCGGCGGAAAACCTCTCGTTGCACGGGAACAACAAGTCCAAGGCCGAGATCACCCGGGGCCTGGAAATGGGCGTCGGACGCATTGTCATCGACTCGCTCGACGAGCTCGACCGCGTGATCTCGCTGGCCGATGGGCTGGGCCTGAAAGCAGAGGTGATGCTGCGCATCACCCCGGGCGTGCACGCCTCCACCCATGAGGCCATCGCCACCGCCCACGAGGACCAGAAGTTCGGCCTGTCGATCCTGGCCGATGCCACCGGCACCTCCCCGGCATTGCGCGCGGTGGCCCGCGCCCTTGAAGCGCAGAACGTGAACCTCTTGGGCCTGCACGCGCACATTGGCTCGCAGATCTTCGAAGCCGAGGGCTTTGCCATGGTCGCTCGCACCATGCTCGGCTTGCTGGCGCAGATCCGCGAAATCCACGGCGTGAGCCTGCCCGAGCTGGATCTCGGTGGCGGCTACGGCATCGCCTACACCTCCGAGGACCACCCCTCGACCCCGGCGAAGCTGGCCGGCCAAATGGCCGAGGTCGTCACCGCGACCTGCCAGGAACTGGCCCTGGACTGTCCGCGCATCTCCATCGAGCCTGGACGGGCCATCGTCGGCCCGACCACCTTCACCCTCTACGAGGCCGGCGTGCGCAAGGACGTCCAGGTGGAGGACGCCACCGGAGCGCTGTTCCCGCGCCGTTATATTTCGGTGGACGGCGGCATGAGCGATAACCCCCGCCCGGTGCTCTATGACGCGCAATACACCGCCGTGCTCGCGAGCCGTATGACGCAAAGCGACGCAATTATTTCTCGCGTAGTTGGGAAACATTGCGAGTCAGGTGACATAGTCGTGAAGGACGTTTACCTGCCCGAGGATGTGGCGGCTGGCGACTTGCTCGCGATTCCGGCCACCGGCGCCTACTGCTGGGCCCTGTCGAGCAACTACAACTACCTCACCCGCCCAGCGGTGGTAGCGGTACGCGATGGCCAAGCCCGTTTGATCGTGCGCAGGGAAACCGAAGACGACTTGCTAGCCCGCGACATGGGAGTTTAATTGAGCGGTGAAAAGAACCTGAAGGTAGCCCTGCTGGGTTGCGGTACGGTCGGAGCCCAGGTGGCCCGCATCCTGCTGGAAGACGCGAATGAATTGGCATCCCGTTCGGGTGCCGGCCTGCAGCTGATCGGCATTGCCGTGCGCAATCTGGAGACCAAGCGCGACGTGGACTTGCCCATTCAGCTTTTCACCACCGATGCGCTGGGCCTGATCGAACAGGCCGATGTGGTCATCGAGCTGCTCGGCGGCTTGGATCCTGCCGGCCAGTACATCGCCGCCGCCCTGTCCAAGGGCGCCAGCGTGATCACCGGCAACAAGGCGCTCATCGCGCTCAAGGGAGCCGAACTGAACGAGGTCGCCGCAGCCTCCGGCGCGCAGTTGCGCTACGAAGCCGCGGTCGCTGGCGCGATCCCGATCCTGCGCCCGATCGCCGACTCGCTGGCCGGCGATCACATCACCAAGGTGATGGGCATCGTCAACGGAACCACCAACTTCATCCTGGACGCCATGGACACCACCGGCGCGGCCTTCGATGATGTGCTGGCCGAAGCCCAGGCCCTGGGCTACGCCGAAGCGGATCCGACCGCCGACGTCGGCGGGCACGACGCCGCCGCGAAAGCCGCGATCCTCGCGTCGCTGGCCTTCCACACCACGGTCTCCTCAGAACAGGTTTCCACCCAGGGCATTACCGAGGTCACCGCCGAGGATGTGGCCGCCGCGGCCGATGCCGGCTATGTCATCAAGCTGCTAGCCATCGCCGAGCAGGGCGATGCGGGCATTTCGGTGCGCGTCTACCCGGCGCTGATTCGCCGAGGCCACCCGCTGGCTACCGTGCACGGCGCGTTCAATGCGGTCTTCGTCGAAGCGGAAAACGCCGGGGACCTGATGTTCTACGGCGCAGGTGCCGGCGGCAACGCGACCGCCAGCGCTGTGATGGGCGATGTCGTGGCCGTGGCCCGGCAGATCGCCGCCGGCGCGCCGCTGCCCAACGGCTCGGTGCATCAGAGCCCGCGCATGCTGGACTTCGACGCGATTACCACCCGCTACTGGATCGGCCTGTCGGTCAAGGACCAGTCCGGCGTGCTCGCAGCCATCGCCACCGTCTTCGGCGAGCATGGCGTCTCGATCCAGTCCATGAGCCAGCAGGGCGATGCTCACTCCGGTGCCCAATTGCGCATCCTCACCCACCAGGGCACCGAATCCGCCCTGGCCAGCACCGTCGAAGCGCTCAAGGCCTTGGACGCGGTGCATTCAGTACTATCCGTTATGCGAGTTGAAGGAAACTAACGTGGCTCACCAGTGGCGCGGAGTCATCCGCGAATATGCCGAACGCCTGCCAGTAGACGAGAACACCAGGGTCATCACCCTGGGCGAGGGCGGCACCCCGCTGGTGTTCGCACCGGCGCTCTCGGAACTCACCGGCAACGAGGTCTACCTCAAGGTCGAAGGCATGAACCCGACCGGTTCCTTCAAGGACCGCGGCATGACCATGGCGATGACTGCTGCGGTGGCCGCCGGTGCCAAGGCCGTGGTGTGTGCCTCCACCGGCAACACCTCTGCCTCGGCGGCGGCCTACGCCACCCAGGCTGGCTTGAAGTGCGCGGTGCTGGTACCGGATGGCAAGATCTCCATGGGCAAGCTGTCCCAGGCCATCGCCCACGGCGCGGACATCATCCAGATCGACGGCAACTTCGATAACTGCCTTGAGGTAGCCCGCAAGCTTTCGGAAAACTACCCGGTCTTCCTGGTGAATTCCGTGAACCCCGCCCGCATCCAGGGCCAGAAGACCGGCGCCTTCGAGGTTGTCGACTTCCTGGGCGACGCGCCGGACTACCACCTGCTGCCAGTAGGCAACGCCGGCAACATCACCGCCTACTGGAAGGGCTACAAGGAGTACTCTTCGGCGTGGACCAACGAGGCCGGCAAGGAACTTGCACCGGTGTCCACCAAGAACCCGATCATGTGGGGCTTCCAGGCTGAAGGGGCCGCTCCCATCGTGGCCGGCCACCCGATCACCGAACCAGACACCATCGCCACCGCGATCCGCATCGGCAACCCTGCCTCCTGGGAGCAGGCCGAAGCCGCGCGCGACGAGTCCGGCGGCCAGATCGACTCGGTCTCCGACGATCAGATCCTCGAAGCGCACCGCTGGCTCTCGGCCCGCGAAGGCGTTTTCGTGGAGCCTGCCTCGGCTGCGGGTGTGGCCGGTCTGCTCAAGCACCACGCCGCAGGCAATGTGCCTACCGGCAAGAAGATCGTCATCACCGTGACCGGCCACGGCCTGAAGGACCCGGACTGGGCCCTGAAGCAGGCCGACGGTTCCGAAGTGGCACCGAAGAAGGTGGCCTTCGACGTGGTCGAGGTCGCCGGCGCGCTGGGCCTGGCCTAGAAGCGATCGCCGGAGGATTCCGGCGCCCTCGGCCCGCCGCGCCCTTCCCGATCACGGGGAGCTGGACGTGGCGGGCCGTTTCCCTTTCCATCACCTATCGCAGAATTCTCGAAGGAACCATGACGCAGCAGATCGCCCTGGGCCAGAA
This window contains:
- a CDS encoding ABC transporter substrate-binding protein, which produces MKSFTAMKFAAVAAASALALTACGSGDGSGGSAGGDEAVKIGIAQYVSHPSLDAVVEGFKSGMEKAGYTGDKISYDENNAEADQATNTSIAGKLAADSDIDLVLAVATPSAQAAAQSITNIPVLFSAVTDPVSAKLVASNEAPGANVSGTSDMNPVDEQLALLKELKPDAKKVGIVYSSGEANSAVQVEMAEAAAKDLGLTIEKAAISASSEVQQAAGSLDVDAYYVPTDNAVVSALEGLLQTADKKKVPVISADGESVKRGATATYGINYEKLGEQTAAMAVKVLKGEAEPASLPVETISQVDLYLNEDAAKKAGIEFTEDMKSKAVEVY
- a CDS encoding ABC transporter permease, yielding MITAVELGLIYAIMALGVYLTFRILDFPDLTVDGSFTTGAAVASVGIVSGMNPWLATVLAFFAGMVAGTITGLLHTKGKIDGLLAGILTMIALYSINLRIMGKANTPLLGEETLISPLRAAGILGSWSSIGIFFVICLIFVGAIVWFLHTELGMAMRATGDNQEMIRSFGVSTDNQKILGLALSNGLVALSGAIIAQYQGFADVGMGIGLILIGLASVIVGQAIFTQRYIWLAALAVVFGAVIYRLVIQLALSVGLEVNDMKLISAILVVVALLLPKWKGFQKIVKTFKRTPSAVTAKEEVGTNA
- a CDS encoding ABC transporter ATP-binding protein translates to MLSIKNLSRTFFPGTVNERKALRNINLELGDGEFVTVIGSNGAGKSTVLNMVAGKLQPDTGSVTIAGKNVTKLADYRRAKYIGRVFQDPMAGTAPTMSIEENMALAYARGRFRGLGLGVGSKRRELFVEELKSLELGLENRLKTKVGLLSGGQRQALSLLMATFSKPKILLLDEHTAALDPQRAALVSRLTKEIVERHQLTTLMVTHNMEQALQLGTRLIMMHDGEIILDLNQEQKSQMTVQGLLDEFGKIKGAQLDDKTMLQ
- a CDS encoding MFS transporter, translated to MWTASSLSNLADGVAFAAVPLIAASLTQDPRLIAGLSLCYAAVRLLLALASGAWVDRFDRRTLLSYANILRGIALLVLASSFAFSGPNLWALYLAMAFIAVLEGTADTAAIALLPQLVSPEKLDQANSKITATQLITDEFAGPPLGGFLLAFAAAIPLYAMGGLWAVAGAIALAMPRSARPAVGSGERPRI
- a CDS encoding GNAT family N-acetyltransferase; translated protein: MDTPSITVAEAAPQDPQHVQNAAKIWAQAAAQRDHMPRPVDGSQALAGVERRLALPDARLVFASKDGVPAGFTLCSPHDGYLEIYYVAVAPDFWGQGVARELMAEVENFARAAGFREVRLWAITDNSRAIKLYQANGWRPTGEELTDAASGRTEILLAKAKH
- a CDS encoding VIT family protein, giving the protein MTVSTQAHPNEPHDQNFAERLNWLRAGVLGANDGIVSVAATVVGVAGVTNHTAPIFTAGMAAVIGGAISMALGEYVSVSSQRDSQRALVEKERQELRDDPDAELAELAGIYEAKGLSQHTAMQVATELTEHDALAAHLSAELNIDEEEVVNPWHAAYASAASFIIGAVLPMLAILLPPEQIRIPVTFAAVLVALAVTGTLGAYIGGSSKRVAALRLVVGGALALAATFAAGSLLGSSGII
- the argS gene encoding arginine--tRNA ligase encodes the protein MTPEELSAAISACLTEAVAAGEISVEVPGTVRVDRPKSREHGDWATNIALQLGKKAGMAPRDFAQILARRLAEVSGVGAVDIAGPGFLNITLEAGAAGELARTIVESGAAYGNNQALVGHVVNMEFVSANPTGPLHIGHTRWAALGDAISRVLRASGASVTCEYYINDAGNQMNVFARSVYNRIHGLPVPEGGYPGEYIKELGEIVLAENPGLKDLDEAEAIPALREAAYKAQLEDIKKTLADFGVSFDVFFSETTLHEGGAVADAVTRLREQGHIFDQEGAVWLRTTDFGDDKDRVLIRANGEPTYFAADAAYYLSKKDRGFEEKIYLLGADHHGYVNRLKAIAACAGDDKEKNIEVLIGQLISVNGAKLSKRAGNIIELRDLINWIGADALRYSLARFPADSPIALDPEQLKKNTNDNPVFYVQYAHARSAAAARNAAAKGVTREQFDAALLTDATENELLAVLGQFPSVVAGAAEFREPHRIARYLEQVAGAYHSWYAATRITPVAEDGAITPVHSTRLWLNDAATTVLANGLELLGVSAPERM
- the lysA gene encoding diaminopimelate decarboxylase, with the protein product MALSPLAPQWLQFPENINALRQIEWASGVSREASGELSVQGIAVSALAEEFGTPLFVLDENDFRARARGFKTAFDEAFKELCGAVDVYYAGKAFVCTEVARWVTEEGLRLDTCSGGELAVAKAANVPAENLSLHGNNKSKAEITRGLEMGVGRIVIDSLDELDRVISLADGLGLKAEVMLRITPGVHASTHEAIATAHEDQKFGLSILADATGTSPALRAVARALEAQNVNLLGLHAHIGSQIFEAEGFAMVARTMLGLLAQIREIHGVSLPELDLGGGYGIAYTSEDHPSTPAKLAGQMAEVVTATCQELALDCPRISIEPGRAIVGPTTFTLYEAGVRKDVQVEDATGALFPRRYISVDGGMSDNPRPVLYDAQYTAVLASRMTQSDAIISRVVGKHCESGDIVVKDVYLPEDVAAGDLLAIPATGAYCWALSSNYNYLTRPAVVAVRDGQARLIVRRETEDDLLARDMGV
- a CDS encoding homoserine dehydrogenase; the encoded protein is MSGEKNLKVALLGCGTVGAQVARILLEDANELASRSGAGLQLIGIAVRNLETKRDVDLPIQLFTTDALGLIEQADVVIELLGGLDPAGQYIAAALSKGASVITGNKALIALKGAELNEVAAASGAQLRYEAAVAGAIPILRPIADSLAGDHITKVMGIVNGTTNFILDAMDTTGAAFDDVLAEAQALGYAEADPTADVGGHDAAAKAAILASLAFHTTVSSEQVSTQGITEVTAEDVAAAADAGYVIKLLAIAEQGDAGISVRVYPALIRRGHPLATVHGAFNAVFVEAENAGDLMFYGAGAGGNATASAVMGDVVAVARQIAAGAPLPNGSVHQSPRMLDFDAITTRYWIGLSVKDQSGVLAAIATVFGEHGVSIQSMSQQGDAHSGAQLRILTHQGTESALASTVEALKALDAVHSVLSVMRVEGN